The following proteins come from a genomic window of Paramisgurnus dabryanus chromosome 19, PD_genome_1.1, whole genome shotgun sequence:
- the ccdc127b gene encoding coiled-coil domain-containing protein 127b: MNNLNNPDDWNIRPEQQGDGNSSRWNYALLVPMVGLDGFRWIWSKESQKEIEQAKVMFDKNMKTIQKDLELKYRQALSENRRETAHLELDLEKERQRVHGYRQALASQSQHLKGERQSIRLERESLQHEKSRLLSGGPSGGLFHEALEKEKDQERSTSVALKKGWWRGRGLLAHLKMEDGLRDIFKNDRSCAEPLNTEECKNGSLMWLYLRYWQLQVTLQTHQGADAFVLGLQTRK; this comes from the exons ATGAACAACTTGAATAACCCTGACGACTGGAATATAAGACCAGAGCAACAGGGTGATGGTAACAGTAGCAGGTGGAATTATGCCCTACTGGTGCCCATGGTGGGACTCGATGGCTTTC GATGGATCTGGTCAAAGGAGTCTCAAAAGGAAATTGAACAAGCCAAGGTCATGTTCGACAAGAACATGAAGACCATCCAGAAGGATCTGGAGCTGAAGTACCGTCAGGCACTCTCCGAAAACCGCAGAGAAACAGCTCACCTGGAGCTTGATCTAGAGAAAGAGCGTCAGCGGGTGCATGGTTACCGCCAGGCTCTGGCTTCCCAGAGTCAACATCTCAAAGGGGAACGTCAAAGTATCAGGTTGGAACGTGAATCGCTACAACATGAGAAATCTAGATTGCTTTCTGGAGGCCCCAGTGGTGGCCTCTTTCACGAGGCTCTGGAGAAGGAAAAAGATCAAGAAAGGAGCACGTCAGTAGCTCTGAAAAAAGGCTGGTGGAGAGGCAGAGGGCTTCTTGCTCATCTGAAAATGGAGGATGGTCTCAGGGACATTTTTAAGAATGATCGCAGTTGTGCAGAGCCTCTTAACACAGAAGAATGCAAAAATGGGAGTCTTATGTGGTTATATCTCAGATACTGGCAGCTGCAGGTCACCCTACAAACACACCAGGGAGCGGACGCTTTTGTACTTGGCTTGCAGACTAGAAAATAA